In Rhododendron vialii isolate Sample 1 chromosome 9a, ASM3025357v1, the following are encoded in one genomic region:
- the LOC131300043 gene encoding beta-fructofuranosidase, soluble isoenzyme I-like isoform X1, whose amino-acid sequence MLTPNDLENATPYTPLPDSAASSADRHRPIKALAGIFLSLLFLSLLIVLIFNQDPQPSPDKVMNENDQPTSSPLIPMSSEKLILQSRRMAQAQGVSLKTFRDFSGEHDSVYPWSNAMLAWQRTAFHFQPEKNWMNDPNGPLFYKGWYHIFYQYNPESAVWGNIAWGHAVSEDMIHWLHLPSAMVPDNWFDANGVWTGSATILPDGQIVMLYTGSTDKKMQVQNLAYPANLSDPLLLDWVKYSGNPVLVPPLGIRPKDFRDPTTAWVNRDGKWRVAIGSKVNSTGITLVYETTNFTSFELLEGVMHAVHGTAMWECVDFYPVSTSDANGLDTSFNGPGIKHVLKASLDDKKKDYYAIGTYDPVNNTWTPDNPEMDVGIGLRVDYGVYYASKTFYDQNKQRRISWSWIGETDNESDDLLKGWASVQTIPRTVVFDKKTGSNILQWPAEEVESLRLNVTEFHGVELGPGSVVPLNISSATQLDIVATFEVDKAALEATTEADVGHTCSTTGGAASRGALGPFGLLVLADESLSELTPVYFYISKDIDGSYKTFFCSDEMRSSKASSVNKRVHGGTVPVLEGEKFSMRLLVDHSIVESFAQGGRTVITSRIYPTRAIDGAARVFLFNNATGTSVTASLKIWQMDSAHIHQFLLDQM is encoded by the exons ATGCTCACCCCCAATGATCTCGAAAATGCCACTCCATACACTCCGCTGCCGGACTCCGCCGCTTCCTCGGCGGATCGCCACCGACCCATCAAGGCTCTCGCCGGGATATTCCTTTCCCTGCTTTTTCTATCACTTCTAATCGTCTTGATTTTTAACCAAGACCCACAACCCTCCCCTGATAAAGTCATGAACGAAAATGATCAGCCAACGTCTTCTCCTCTGATCCCAATGTCGTCCGAAAAGTTAATTCTGCAGTCGAGAAGGATGGCGCAGGCGCAGGGGGTGTCGTTGAAGACATTCCGGGACTTCTCCGGCGAACATGACTCGGTGTATCCTTGGAGCAACGCCATGTTGGCTTGGCAAAGAACTGCTTTCCATTTCCAACCAGAAAAAAACTGGATGAATG ATCCTAatg GTCCATTATTTTACAAGGGGTGGTACCACATTTTCTACCAGTACAACCCGGAATCCGCGGTTTGGGGCAACATCGCATGGGGCCACGCAGTTTCGGAAGACATGATCCATTGGCTCCACCTTCCCTCCGCCATGGTACCCGATAACTGGTTCGACGCTAATGGTGTTTGGACCGGGTCTGCTACGATCCTACCCGATGGCCAAATCGTAATGCTTTACACCGGGTCCACCGACAAAAAAATGCAG GTGCAAAACCTTGCGTATCCTGCCAACCTATCCGATCCGCTCCTGCTAGACTGGGTCAAGTACTCTGGTAACCCAGTTTTGGTTCCCCCGCTCGGTATTCGTCCGAAAGATTTTAGGGACCCTACCACCGCATGGGTCAACCGAGATGGAAAATGGCGGGTTGCTATCGGGTCAAAGGTTAATTCCACGGGTATTACCCTTGTTTACGAAACCACCAATTTTACTAGTTTTGAATTATTGGAGGGTGTTATGCATGCCGTTCATGGTACGGCTATGTGGGAGTGTGTGGACTTTTACCCGGTTTCAACAAGTGACGCAAATGGGCTGGACACGTCGTTCAATGGGCCGGGTATTAAGCATGTCCTAAAGGCAAGCTTGGATGATAAGAAGAAGGATTATTATGCAATTGGGACATATGATCCTGTAAATAACACGTGGACGCCCGATAACCCGGAAATGGATGTGGGTATCGGGTTGCGGGTGGATTATGGGGTGTACTATGCATCGAAGACGTTTTATGACCAGAATAAGCAGAGGAGGATCTCGTGGAGTTGGATCGGAGAAACTGATAATGAAAGTGATGACCTTTTGAAGGGTTGGGCATCAGTTCAG ACCATTCCAAGGACGGTAGTGTTTGACAAGAAGACCGGAAGCAACATACTTCAATGGCCAGCGGAAGAAGTGGAGAGTTTGCGATTGAACGTTACTGAATTCCATGGAGTGGAGCTTGGTCCGGGATCAGTCGTGCCACTGAACATAAGCTCGGCTACACAG TTGGACATCGTCGCTACATTTGAAGTAGACAAGGCGGCGCTGGAGGCGACAACTGAAGCCGATGTTGGTCACACATGCAGCACCACCGGTGGTGCTGCATCGAGAGGTGCTTTGGGACCTTTCGGGCTGCTGGTTCTCGCTGATGAATCGTTGTCCGAGTTAACGCCTGTCTATTTCTACATTTCTAAGGACATTGACGGCAGTTACAAGACCTTCTTCTGTTCCGATGAGATGAG GTCATCAAAGGCTTCATCAGTTAACAAGAGGGTGCATGGTGGCACGGTCCCTGTGCTCGAGGGCGAAAAATTCTCTATGCGATTATTG GTGGATCATTCGATTGTGGAGAGCTTTGCTCAAGGAGGAAGAACAGTGATCACGTCTCGAATTTACCCGACGAGGGCCATCGATGGAGCAGCGCGAGTATTTCTGTTCAACAATGCCACCGGAACAAGTGTAACAGCATCTCTGAAGATATGGCAAATGGATTCAGCACACATTCACCAATTCTTGTTGGATCAGATGTAG
- the LOC131300043 gene encoding beta-fructofuranosidase, soluble isoenzyme I-like isoform X3, whose protein sequence is MASAQVCNNFKRALGWILFEKYLPNNLSHTHRVVNQLSHSRAITECSARAFVALCPLFYKGWYHIFYQYNPESAVWGNIAWGHAVSEDMIHWLHLPSAMVPDNWFDANGVWTGSATILPDGQIVMLYTGSTDKKMQVQNLAYPANLSDPLLLDWVKYSGNPVLVPPLGIRPKDFRDPTTAWVNRDGKWRVAIGSKVNSTGITLVYETTNFTSFELLEGVMHAVHGTAMWECVDFYPVSTSDANGLDTSFNGPGIKHVLKASLDDKKKDYYAIGTYDPVNNTWTPDNPEMDVGIGLRVDYGVYYASKTFYDQNKQRRISWSWIGETDNESDDLLKGWASVQTIPRTVVFDKKTGSNILQWPAEEVESLRLNVTEFHGVELGPGSVVPLNISSATQLDIVATFEVDKAALEATTEADVGHTCSTTGGAASRGALGPFGLLVLADESLSELTPVYFYISKDIDGSYKTFFCSDEMRSSKASSVNKRVHGGTVPVLEGEKFSMRLLVDHSIVESFAQGGRTVITSRIYPTRAIDGAARVFLFNNATGTSVTASLKIWQMDSAHIHQFLLDQM, encoded by the exons ATGGCATCCGCACAAGtttgtaataattttaaaagagcGTTAGGCTGGATATTATTCGAGAAATACCTACCGAATAACTTGTCGCACACACATAGGGTTGTCAACCAATTGAGTCATTCACGAGCAATTACGGAATGTTCTGCTCGAGCATTCGTTGCACTGT GTCCATTATTTTACAAGGGGTGGTACCACATTTTCTACCAGTACAACCCGGAATCCGCGGTTTGGGGCAACATCGCATGGGGCCACGCAGTTTCGGAAGACATGATCCATTGGCTCCACCTTCCCTCCGCCATGGTACCCGATAACTGGTTCGACGCTAATGGTGTTTGGACCGGGTCTGCTACGATCCTACCCGATGGCCAAATCGTAATGCTTTACACCGGGTCCACCGACAAAAAAATGCAG GTGCAAAACCTTGCGTATCCTGCCAACCTATCCGATCCGCTCCTGCTAGACTGGGTCAAGTACTCTGGTAACCCAGTTTTGGTTCCCCCGCTCGGTATTCGTCCGAAAGATTTTAGGGACCCTACCACCGCATGGGTCAACCGAGATGGAAAATGGCGGGTTGCTATCGGGTCAAAGGTTAATTCCACGGGTATTACCCTTGTTTACGAAACCACCAATTTTACTAGTTTTGAATTATTGGAGGGTGTTATGCATGCCGTTCATGGTACGGCTATGTGGGAGTGTGTGGACTTTTACCCGGTTTCAACAAGTGACGCAAATGGGCTGGACACGTCGTTCAATGGGCCGGGTATTAAGCATGTCCTAAAGGCAAGCTTGGATGATAAGAAGAAGGATTATTATGCAATTGGGACATATGATCCTGTAAATAACACGTGGACGCCCGATAACCCGGAAATGGATGTGGGTATCGGGTTGCGGGTGGATTATGGGGTGTACTATGCATCGAAGACGTTTTATGACCAGAATAAGCAGAGGAGGATCTCGTGGAGTTGGATCGGAGAAACTGATAATGAAAGTGATGACCTTTTGAAGGGTTGGGCATCAGTTCAG ACCATTCCAAGGACGGTAGTGTTTGACAAGAAGACCGGAAGCAACATACTTCAATGGCCAGCGGAAGAAGTGGAGAGTTTGCGATTGAACGTTACTGAATTCCATGGAGTGGAGCTTGGTCCGGGATCAGTCGTGCCACTGAACATAAGCTCGGCTACACAG TTGGACATCGTCGCTACATTTGAAGTAGACAAGGCGGCGCTGGAGGCGACAACTGAAGCCGATGTTGGTCACACATGCAGCACCACCGGTGGTGCTGCATCGAGAGGTGCTTTGGGACCTTTCGGGCTGCTGGTTCTCGCTGATGAATCGTTGTCCGAGTTAACGCCTGTCTATTTCTACATTTCTAAGGACATTGACGGCAGTTACAAGACCTTCTTCTGTTCCGATGAGATGAG GTCATCAAAGGCTTCATCAGTTAACAAGAGGGTGCATGGTGGCACGGTCCCTGTGCTCGAGGGCGAAAAATTCTCTATGCGATTATTG GTGGATCATTCGATTGTGGAGAGCTTTGCTCAAGGAGGAAGAACAGTGATCACGTCTCGAATTTACCCGACGAGGGCCATCGATGGAGCAGCGCGAGTATTTCTGTTCAACAATGCCACCGGAACAAGTGTAACAGCATCTCTGAAGATATGGCAAATGGATTCAGCACACATTCACCAATTCTTGTTGGATCAGATGTAG
- the LOC131300043 gene encoding beta-fructofuranosidase, soluble isoenzyme I-like isoform X2, producing MLTPNDLENATPYTPLPDSAASSADRHRPIKALAGIFLSLLFLSLLIVLIFNQDPQPSPDKVMNENDQPTSSPLIPMSSEKLILQSRRMAQAQGVSLKTFRDFSGEHDSVYPWSNAMLAWQRTAFHFQPEKNWMNGPLFYKGWYHIFYQYNPESAVWGNIAWGHAVSEDMIHWLHLPSAMVPDNWFDANGVWTGSATILPDGQIVMLYTGSTDKKMQVQNLAYPANLSDPLLLDWVKYSGNPVLVPPLGIRPKDFRDPTTAWVNRDGKWRVAIGSKVNSTGITLVYETTNFTSFELLEGVMHAVHGTAMWECVDFYPVSTSDANGLDTSFNGPGIKHVLKASLDDKKKDYYAIGTYDPVNNTWTPDNPEMDVGIGLRVDYGVYYASKTFYDQNKQRRISWSWIGETDNESDDLLKGWASVQTIPRTVVFDKKTGSNILQWPAEEVESLRLNVTEFHGVELGPGSVVPLNISSATQLDIVATFEVDKAALEATTEADVGHTCSTTGGAASRGALGPFGLLVLADESLSELTPVYFYISKDIDGSYKTFFCSDEMRSSKASSVNKRVHGGTVPVLEGEKFSMRLLVDHSIVESFAQGGRTVITSRIYPTRAIDGAARVFLFNNATGTSVTASLKIWQMDSAHIHQFLLDQM from the exons ATGCTCACCCCCAATGATCTCGAAAATGCCACTCCATACACTCCGCTGCCGGACTCCGCCGCTTCCTCGGCGGATCGCCACCGACCCATCAAGGCTCTCGCCGGGATATTCCTTTCCCTGCTTTTTCTATCACTTCTAATCGTCTTGATTTTTAACCAAGACCCACAACCCTCCCCTGATAAAGTCATGAACGAAAATGATCAGCCAACGTCTTCTCCTCTGATCCCAATGTCGTCCGAAAAGTTAATTCTGCAGTCGAGAAGGATGGCGCAGGCGCAGGGGGTGTCGTTGAAGACATTCCGGGACTTCTCCGGCGAACATGACTCGGTGTATCCTTGGAGCAACGCCATGTTGGCTTGGCAAAGAACTGCTTTCCATTTCCAACCAGAAAAAAACTGGATGAATG GTCCATTATTTTACAAGGGGTGGTACCACATTTTCTACCAGTACAACCCGGAATCCGCGGTTTGGGGCAACATCGCATGGGGCCACGCAGTTTCGGAAGACATGATCCATTGGCTCCACCTTCCCTCCGCCATGGTACCCGATAACTGGTTCGACGCTAATGGTGTTTGGACCGGGTCTGCTACGATCCTACCCGATGGCCAAATCGTAATGCTTTACACCGGGTCCACCGACAAAAAAATGCAG GTGCAAAACCTTGCGTATCCTGCCAACCTATCCGATCCGCTCCTGCTAGACTGGGTCAAGTACTCTGGTAACCCAGTTTTGGTTCCCCCGCTCGGTATTCGTCCGAAAGATTTTAGGGACCCTACCACCGCATGGGTCAACCGAGATGGAAAATGGCGGGTTGCTATCGGGTCAAAGGTTAATTCCACGGGTATTACCCTTGTTTACGAAACCACCAATTTTACTAGTTTTGAATTATTGGAGGGTGTTATGCATGCCGTTCATGGTACGGCTATGTGGGAGTGTGTGGACTTTTACCCGGTTTCAACAAGTGACGCAAATGGGCTGGACACGTCGTTCAATGGGCCGGGTATTAAGCATGTCCTAAAGGCAAGCTTGGATGATAAGAAGAAGGATTATTATGCAATTGGGACATATGATCCTGTAAATAACACGTGGACGCCCGATAACCCGGAAATGGATGTGGGTATCGGGTTGCGGGTGGATTATGGGGTGTACTATGCATCGAAGACGTTTTATGACCAGAATAAGCAGAGGAGGATCTCGTGGAGTTGGATCGGAGAAACTGATAATGAAAGTGATGACCTTTTGAAGGGTTGGGCATCAGTTCAG ACCATTCCAAGGACGGTAGTGTTTGACAAGAAGACCGGAAGCAACATACTTCAATGGCCAGCGGAAGAAGTGGAGAGTTTGCGATTGAACGTTACTGAATTCCATGGAGTGGAGCTTGGTCCGGGATCAGTCGTGCCACTGAACATAAGCTCGGCTACACAG TTGGACATCGTCGCTACATTTGAAGTAGACAAGGCGGCGCTGGAGGCGACAACTGAAGCCGATGTTGGTCACACATGCAGCACCACCGGTGGTGCTGCATCGAGAGGTGCTTTGGGACCTTTCGGGCTGCTGGTTCTCGCTGATGAATCGTTGTCCGAGTTAACGCCTGTCTATTTCTACATTTCTAAGGACATTGACGGCAGTTACAAGACCTTCTTCTGTTCCGATGAGATGAG GTCATCAAAGGCTTCATCAGTTAACAAGAGGGTGCATGGTGGCACGGTCCCTGTGCTCGAGGGCGAAAAATTCTCTATGCGATTATTG GTGGATCATTCGATTGTGGAGAGCTTTGCTCAAGGAGGAAGAACAGTGATCACGTCTCGAATTTACCCGACGAGGGCCATCGATGGAGCAGCGCGAGTATTTCTGTTCAACAATGCCACCGGAACAAGTGTAACAGCATCTCTGAAGATATGGCAAATGGATTCAGCACACATTCACCAATTCTTGTTGGATCAGATGTAG